The Streptomyces sp. SS1-1 genome has a segment encoding these proteins:
- the sufC gene encoding Fe-S cluster assembly ATPase SufC — translation MATLEIRDLHVTVEADNATKEILKGVDLTVKQGETHAIMGPNGSGKSTLAYSLAGHPKYTITSGSVTLDGEDVLEMSVDERARAGLFLAMQYPVEVPGVSVSNFLRTSATAVRGEAPKLRTWVKEVREAMERLSMDPAFAERNVNEGFSGGEKKRHEILQLELLKPKIAILDETDSGLDVDALRVVSEGVNRVRETGEVGTLLITHYTRILRYIKPDHVHVFANGRIAESGGAELADQLEAEGYDKYVKGGASA, via the coding sequence ATGGCAACGCTTGAAATCCGAGACCTGCACGTCACCGTCGAGGCCGACAACGCCACGAAGGAGATCCTCAAGGGCGTCGACCTCACCGTGAAGCAGGGCGAGACGCACGCCATCATGGGCCCCAACGGCTCGGGCAAGTCGACCCTCGCCTACTCGCTCGCGGGTCACCCGAAGTACACGATCACGTCCGGCTCCGTCACCCTCGACGGCGAGGACGTCCTCGAGATGTCCGTCGACGAGCGCGCCCGCGCCGGCCTGTTCCTCGCCATGCAGTACCCGGTCGAGGTCCCCGGCGTCTCCGTCTCCAACTTCCTGCGCACCTCCGCCACCGCCGTCCGCGGCGAGGCCCCCAAGCTGCGCACCTGGGTGAAGGAGGTCCGCGAGGCCATGGAGCGCCTCAGCATGGACCCGGCCTTCGCCGAGCGCAACGTCAACGAGGGCTTCTCCGGCGGTGAGAAGAAGCGCCACGAGATCCTTCAGCTGGAGCTGCTCAAGCCGAAGATCGCGATCCTCGACGAGACCGACTCCGGCCTCGACGTCGACGCCCTGCGCGTCGTCTCCGAGGGCGTCAACCGCGTCCGCGAGACCGGTGAGGTCGGCACCCTCCTCATCACCCACTACACGCGCATCCTGCGCTACATCAAGCCCGACCACGTGCACGTGTTCGCGAACGGCCGTATCGCCGAGTCCGGCGGCGCCGAGCTCGCGGACCAGCTGGAGGCCGAGGGCTACGACAAGTACGTGAAGGGTGGCGCATCCGCGTGA